A stretch of Pseudoprevotella muciniphila DNA encodes these proteins:
- a CDS encoding DEAD/DEAH box helicase — protein MKTFKELGVCPEIRHAIEALGFEMPMPIQEEVIPYLLGVGNDVIALAQTGTGKTAAYGLPILQKIDTEKRHTQAIVLSPTRELCLQITNDLKDFSRYIDGLHVMAVYGGANIETQIRSLKKGAQVIVATPGRLIDLMHRGVAQLGHVENVILDEADEMLNMGFSEDIDEILEGVPQERNTLLFSATMSKEIEAIARNYLHDYKEIVVGSRNEGAESVNHIYYMVHAKDKYLALKRIVDYFPRIYAIVFCRTRLETQEVADLLIRDGYNAESLHGDLSQQQRDLTMQKFRQHNTQLLVATDVAARGLDVDDLTHVINYGLPDDVELYTHRSGRTGRAGKRGTSLCIIHTREKSKVRQIERTIGKAFEAATLPEPKEICTKQLYNAIDKLERMEVNENEIAPFLPEIFRKLEWLSKEDIVKRVVSNAFGRFLTYYANAPQIEQPSERTGDKQKNREQRNRRKSHTAEEGYKRLFINFGKRDNFYAREIINLINRYVKGKIEVGRIDLTQNCSFFEVPENDVELVMQKMKRAKVGDRRVVVDWADPADAENDVKPRNRRERRKGMVERKNKKRGYTDSTPNKQEKKDDWRQFFK, from the coding sequence GCCGATTTTGCAAAAAATAGATACAGAAAAACGCCACACACAAGCCATAGTGCTCAGTCCCACACGCGAACTGTGCCTGCAGATTACCAACGACCTGAAAGACTTTTCGCGCTACATAGACGGACTGCATGTGATGGCGGTCTATGGCGGTGCAAATATAGAAACACAGATACGTTCGCTTAAAAAAGGTGCGCAGGTCATCGTTGCTACACCGGGTCGCCTCATCGACCTGATGCATCGCGGTGTGGCTCAACTCGGCCATGTAGAAAACGTTATTCTCGACGAAGCGGACGAAATGCTGAACATGGGTTTCTCGGAGGACATTGACGAGATACTCGAAGGTGTGCCCCAGGAGCGCAACACGTTGCTCTTCTCTGCCACGATGAGTAAGGAAATAGAGGCCATAGCCAGGAATTATCTGCACGATTACAAGGAAATTGTAGTAGGGTCGCGCAATGAGGGCGCAGAGAGTGTGAACCACATCTATTACATGGTGCATGCCAAGGACAAATATCTCGCCTTGAAACGCATCGTCGATTACTTCCCGCGTATCTATGCCATTGTGTTCTGTCGCACGCGTTTAGAAACACAGGAGGTGGCAGACTTGCTTATCCGCGACGGCTATAATGCAGAATCCCTGCATGGCGACCTCTCGCAGCAGCAGCGCGACCTGACGATGCAGAAATTCAGACAGCACAACACACAGTTGCTTGTTGCCACCGACGTTGCAGCGCGTGGGCTCGATGTGGATGACCTTACTCATGTCATCAACTACGGTCTGCCCGACGATGTGGAACTCTACACTCATCGCAGTGGACGAACAGGACGTGCCGGCAAGCGCGGCACCAGCCTATGTATCATTCATACCCGCGAGAAATCGAAGGTGAGGCAGATTGAGCGCACTATAGGTAAGGCGTTTGAAGCAGCGACTTTACCGGAGCCCAAGGAAATCTGTACGAAGCAACTCTATAACGCCATCGACAAGTTGGAGCGGATGGAAGTCAACGAGAATGAAATAGCGCCTTTCCTACCGGAAATCTTCCGCAAATTGGAATGGCTCTCGAAAGAAGATATCGTGAAGAGGGTGGTCAGCAATGCTTTCGGACGTTTTCTGACCTATTATGCCAATGCACCGCAGATAGAACAGCCTTCGGAACGCACAGGCGACAAACAGAAAAACCGCGAGCAACGAAACAGGCGCAAATCGCATACTGCAGAAGAAGGCTATAAGCGTCTCTTTATAAATTTCGGCAAACGCGACAACTTCTATGCACGGGAGATTATCAACCTCATCAACCGATATGTAAAAGGAAAAATAGAAGTAGGACGTATAGACCTTACACAGAATTGCAGTTTCTTTGAAGTGCCCGAAAACGATGTCGAACTGGTCATGCAGAAGATGAAACGCGCCAAGGTGGGTGACCGCCGGGTGGTTGTGGACTGGGCAGATCCTGCCGATGCAGAGAATGACGTGAAGCCCCGTAACCGTCGCGAAAGGCGTAAAGGAATGGTTGAAAGAAAAAACAAAAAACGCGGCTATACGGACTCCACGCCAAATAAGCAAGAGAAGAAGGACGATTGGCGTCAGTTTTTCAAATAG
- the gyrB gene encoding DNA topoisomerase (ATP-hydrolyzing) subunit B, translated as MDNLQEKGGTQYSASNITVLEGLEAVRKRPAMYIGDISEKGLHHLVYETVDNCIDEALAGYCKNIKVVICKDNSIIVEDDGRGIPVDEHPKEHRSALEVVMTVLHAGGKFDKNSYKVSGGLHGVGVSCVNALSKHMKSQVFRDGKIYQQEYEIGRPLYPVKVVGETEQRGTRQHFWPDDTIFTVTTYKYDIIANRMRELAFLNAGVNIQLIDERADEEGNIREETFYSEKGLREFVRYIDSSRTHLFNDVIYLNTEKNDIPIEVAIMYNTSYNENVHSYVNDINTIEGGTHLVGFRQALTRVLKKYAEETAQKQIEKAKIEIAGEDFREGLTAVISVKVAEPQFEGQTKTKLGNSEVTGAVNQAVGEALTNYLEEHPKEAKMIVDKVILAATARIAARKARESVQRKSPLAGGGMPGKLADCASKNPEECELFLVEGDSAGGSAKQGRSRRTQAILPLRGKILNVERVMWHKAFESEEVNNIIQALGVRFGVDEDSKEANIEKLRYDKVIIMTDADVDGAHIDTLIMTLFYRYFPQIIEQGHLYIANPPLYRCKKGKIEEYCYDEAARIRFIQEHGDGTESSIETQRYKGLGEMNAEQLWDTTMNPDTRLLKQVTIDNAAEADYIFSMLMGEDVGPRREFIEKNATYANIDA; from the coding sequence ATGGATAATCTACAAGAGAAAGGCGGTACACAATATTCCGCATCGAACATCACAGTGCTCGAAGGACTTGAGGCTGTAAGGAAAAGACCGGCGATGTACATCGGCGACATCAGCGAAAAAGGTTTGCACCATCTGGTTTACGAGACTGTTGACAACTGTATCGACGAAGCACTTGCAGGATACTGCAAGAACATCAAGGTCGTCATCTGCAAAGACAACAGCATCATCGTGGAGGACGACGGACGTGGCATACCGGTGGACGAACACCCAAAAGAGCACCGCTCTGCACTCGAAGTGGTCATGACAGTGCTCCACGCCGGTGGTAAATTCGACAAGAATTCCTACAAGGTGAGCGGTGGTCTGCACGGTGTGGGTGTGAGTTGTGTGAACGCGCTGTCAAAGCACATGAAGTCGCAAGTGTTCCGCGACGGGAAAATATACCAGCAGGAATATGAAATAGGACGTCCGCTCTACCCCGTCAAAGTGGTGGGTGAAACAGAACAAAGAGGTACGCGACAGCATTTCTGGCCGGATGACACCATCTTCACGGTTACCACATACAAATACGACATCATAGCCAACCGTATGCGCGAACTGGCATTCCTCAATGCCGGTGTAAATATCCAACTCATTGACGAGCGTGCCGACGAGGAAGGCAACATCCGTGAAGAAACGTTCTACAGCGAGAAAGGTCTGCGTGAATTCGTGCGCTATATCGACTCCAGCCGCACACACCTCTTCAACGATGTTATCTATCTCAACACGGAAAAGAACGATATACCCATCGAAGTGGCGATTATGTACAACACGTCGTACAACGAGAATGTGCATAGTTACGTGAACGACATCAACACCATCGAGGGCGGTACACACCTCGTCGGTTTCCGTCAAGCACTCACCCGTGTGCTCAAGAAATATGCCGAAGAAACCGCGCAAAAACAGATAGAAAAAGCAAAAATAGAAATTGCTGGTGAAGACTTCCGCGAAGGTCTTACAGCCGTCATCTCCGTGAAAGTGGCAGAACCTCAGTTTGAAGGTCAGACCAAGACAAAACTCGGTAACTCTGAGGTGACAGGTGCTGTGAACCAGGCTGTGGGCGAAGCACTGACCAACTATCTGGAAGAGCACCCGAAGGAGGCAAAAATGATTGTGGACAAAGTCATCCTTGCCGCAACGGCACGCATAGCCGCCCGTAAAGCCCGCGAAAGCGTGCAGCGTAAGAGCCCGCTGGCAGGTGGCGGTATGCCGGGAAAACTCGCCGACTGTGCGTCTAAAAACCCCGAAGAATGCGAACTGTTCCTCGTGGAGGGCGATTCTGCAGGTGGTAGCGCCAAGCAAGGACGCAGCCGCCGCACACAGGCCATACTGCCCCTTCGAGGTAAGATTCTGAACGTGGAGCGCGTGATGTGGCACAAGGCTTTTGAAAGCGAAGAAGTGAACAACATCATTCAGGCACTCGGCGTGCGCTTCGGAGTGGACGAAGACTCCAAGGAAGCCAACATCGAAAAACTGCGTTACGACAAGGTAATCATCATGACCGATGCCGATGTCGATGGCGCACACATCGACACACTCATCATGACGCTCTTCTACCGCTATTTCCCGCAAATCATCGAACAAGGGCATCTCTACATAGCCAACCCGCCCCTCTATCGCTGCAAGAAGGGAAAAATTGAGGAGTATTGCTACGATGAAGCCGCAAGAATTCGTTTCATACAGGAACACGGCGACGGCACAGAATCAAGCATCGAGACACAGCGATACAAAGGTCTTGGCGAGATGAATGCAGAGCAACTCTGGGACACCACGATGAACCCCGACACACGTCTGCTCAAGCAAGTAACCATCGACAATGCAGCAGAAGCAGACTATATCTTCTCCATGCTGATGGGCGAGGATGTAGGACCGAGAAGGGAATTCATAGAAAAGAATGCCACATACGCCAATATCGACGCATAG
- a CDS encoding protein-disulfide reductase DsbD family protein — protein MRRYILSALFTILAFATASAQVSSKVDYKRVSPTEIDVIYTLTPQPGWHIYSTNIPAGGPTSATFEVDSKSGVELVGGLKAGPGAKTVNDPIFEMQVSWFEHPCTFTQRLKLTAKDYNLKGYLRYGACNDESCLPPQSVNCSVSGSDGPSAAASDANAKEADKKKAEAENAKTDPKNALMPADAANAAQQATNNDIPVETMDAEAAAALIGMQLAGDSLAADSLAGDSLTVNATATDGNDHAKWWKPVINDLKALDGENDYGKMSLWYIFLLGLLGGLVALFTPCVWPIIPMTVSFFLKRTSDRKKGIKDAVIYGISIVVIYVTLGLVITALFGASALNDLSTNAVFNIIFFLMLVVFAASFFGGFEITLPSSWTNKVNDKSEKVTGLLSIFLMAFTLSLVSFSCTGPIIGFLLVEVGTAGSSILAPTIGMLGFAIALALPFTLFALFPSWLKSAPKSGGWMNTVKVTLGFLELAFALKFLSVADLAYGWHILDRETFLALWIVIFGLLGVYLLGRLKFPHDDDNQHTSVPRFFLALCSLAFAVYMVPGLWGAPCKAISAFAPPMSTQDFVLDKTQVEAKFKNYDQGMQYAKQAGKPVMVDFTGFGCVNCRKMEMAVWQDPKVVKLLNEDYVLISLYVDDKTKLPEPQTRMENGQEVTLRTIGDYWSYLQRTKFGANAQPFYVLLDNEGNPLNASYAYDEDVDKYVEWLNKGLQKYRSK, from the coding sequence GCACTAATATACCCGCCGGCGGTCCCACTTCTGCAACTTTCGAAGTGGATAGTAAGAGCGGTGTGGAACTCGTAGGCGGACTCAAGGCTGGCCCCGGTGCAAAAACAGTGAACGACCCTATCTTCGAAATGCAGGTGTCTTGGTTTGAACACCCGTGCACTTTCACACAACGCCTCAAACTTACCGCAAAAGACTACAACCTAAAAGGCTATCTTCGCTATGGTGCATGCAACGACGAGAGTTGTCTGCCGCCGCAGAGTGTGAACTGCAGTGTGAGCGGAAGCGACGGACCTTCTGCTGCAGCATCTGACGCTAACGCAAAAGAGGCGGATAAAAAAAAAGCAGAAGCCGAAAACGCAAAAACTGACCCGAAAAACGCCCTGATGCCTGCTGATGCAGCAAATGCAGCACAGCAAGCCACCAACAACGACATTCCCGTAGAGACAATGGACGCCGAGGCGGCGGCTGCCCTTATCGGTATGCAACTGGCAGGCGACAGCCTGGCAGCAGACAGTCTCGCAGGCGACAGCCTCACTGTCAATGCAACAGCCACTGACGGCAACGACCATGCCAAGTGGTGGAAACCTGTCATAAACGACCTCAAAGCGCTCGATGGAGAAAACGACTATGGAAAAATGTCGCTGTGGTACATCTTCCTGCTCGGATTGCTCGGCGGACTCGTGGCACTCTTCACACCATGCGTATGGCCCATCATACCGATGACGGTGAGCTTCTTCCTCAAGCGGACCAGCGACAGGAAGAAAGGCATTAAGGATGCTGTTATCTACGGCATATCCATCGTCGTGATCTACGTTACTCTGGGCCTCGTCATCACGGCACTCTTCGGAGCAAGTGCACTGAACGACCTGTCAACGAATGCTGTCTTCAACATCATTTTCTTCCTGATGCTTGTTGTCTTTGCAGCAAGTTTCTTCGGAGGATTTGAAATCACACTGCCTTCGTCGTGGACGAACAAGGTGAACGACAAATCGGAAAAGGTAACGGGACTGCTCAGCATCTTCCTCATGGCGTTCACGCTTTCGCTTGTGTCATTCTCATGCACAGGTCCCATCATCGGATTTCTGCTTGTAGAAGTAGGCACGGCAGGCAGTTCAATACTCGCACCGACAATAGGCATGCTCGGCTTCGCCATAGCGCTCGCACTGCCTTTCACGCTCTTTGCCCTCTTCCCGTCGTGGCTCAAGAGTGCACCCAAGAGCGGAGGATGGATGAACACGGTCAAGGTAACGCTCGGCTTCCTTGAACTCGCCTTCGCACTGAAATTCCTCAGCGTGGCAGACCTCGCCTATGGGTGGCACATACTCGACCGCGAAACATTCCTCGCACTGTGGATAGTCATCTTCGGACTACTCGGCGTATATCTCCTTGGCAGACTGAAATTCCCGCACGACGACGATAACCAGCACACAAGTGTGCCGAGATTCTTCCTGGCGCTCTGCTCACTGGCTTTCGCCGTATATATGGTGCCGGGACTCTGGGGCGCACCATGTAAGGCTATCAGTGCTTTCGCACCGCCCATGTCCACACAGGACTTCGTCCTCGACAAGACACAGGTGGAAGCCAAATTCAAAAACTACGACCAGGGCATGCAATACGCCAAACAGGCAGGAAAGCCCGTGATGGTGGACTTCACAGGATTCGGCTGCGTGAACTGCCGCAAAATGGAAATGGCAGTATGGCAAGACCCGAAAGTCGTCAAACTGCTCAATGAGGACTATGTGCTCATATCGCTCTACGTGGACGACAAAACCAAACTGCCCGAGCCGCAGACACGCATGGAGAACGGACAGGAAGTAACACTGCGAACCATAGGCGACTATTGGAGTTACCTGCAGCGCACGAAGTTCGGAGCCAATGCACAACCCTTCTACGTACTGCTCGACAACGAGGGCAACCCGCTCAACGCATCGTATGCCTACGACGAAGACGTGGACAAATACGTGGAATGGCTCAACAAAGGACTGCAAAAGTATAGAAGCAAATAA
- a CDS encoding porin family protein — MNKIRNTYKLMRSKIILLSIILATASAKAQYFQFEVGGGLAKHYGPSKVVGSYKIGVGYEYEFNQKWTFNPQISFYGKGWKKPDETMLVFNEDGTPMMNVETGEQYTTVKSVSSTAYYLEIPLLVNYYIRTAPSQYIVLSAGPYAAIGVGGKQKTKGDSDATGARRLYYTEKTFDIEGAHRFDAGLQVGAGFQFANGLTLGAEADFGLLNVKSGGSKNVSALVSLTYKLGK, encoded by the coding sequence TTGAATAAGATAAGAAATACATACAAACTCATGCGCAGCAAAATCATACTTCTTTCCATCATCCTTGCCACAGCATCCGCCAAGGCACAGTATTTTCAATTCGAAGTCGGTGGCGGATTGGCAAAACACTACGGTCCCAGTAAAGTTGTAGGCTCTTATAAGATAGGAGTAGGGTATGAGTATGAATTTAATCAGAAATGGACGTTTAATCCGCAAATCTCCTTTTACGGCAAAGGATGGAAGAAACCGGACGAAACGATGCTCGTCTTCAATGAAGACGGTACACCTATGATGAACGTTGAGACAGGCGAGCAATACACAACAGTGAAAAGCGTTTCGTCAACAGCCTACTATCTTGAGATACCTCTGCTGGTGAATTATTATATCCGTACGGCTCCTTCGCAATACATTGTGCTCAGCGCAGGTCCCTATGCAGCAATAGGTGTCGGTGGTAAGCAAAAGACCAAAGGCGACTCTGATGCCACAGGTGCACGGCGACTCTATTACACCGAAAAGACGTTTGACATAGAAGGCGCACACCGTTTCGACGCAGGACTGCAAGTTGGTGCAGGCTTCCAGTTCGCTAATGGCTTGACGCTTGGTGCAGAGGCAGACTTCGGACTCCTCAATGTCAAGAGCGGTGGCTCGAAAAACGTAAGTGCCCTTGTCTCACTGACTTACAAACTTGGAAAATAA